In Oncorhynchus gorbuscha isolate QuinsamMale2020 ecotype Even-year linkage group LG08, OgorEven_v1.0, whole genome shotgun sequence, one genomic interval encodes:
- the LOC124040913 gene encoding nascent polypeptide-associated complex subunit alpha, muscle-specific form-like, which produces MYMEEMHEASMAELPGPPAAVGAILQTVSARCSQSHMAERVPSETVVERDTSSSVPPRVSPQTSVSSATGLSSKFSLARVPSVSLSDGATEPAQIDNETLSLEELMTSPLYSHWSPAGSESDSLGLRGAPSETAVDGAHRGFLVRRPSREVCVTRTAETPERDTSPSVSPQTSFTGVVSDGTVFYRDSSVGELHLSPSVGEELVVEAYEVPSPEKETPSASVGGPSSVVSARYTGSGLTRRAFSEKEVTRPETPDRHTSPRLSARVSPQSSLTRISSAPSMEEPRMSPTASVGRLSPAVYSVRYSGRGLSGRAFSETELVEAAHSAPSVRIPSREESVRRRAETPERDTSPRVFPRSSQRVSPQTSLLSAHAGESLSGTDISPQFSLPRIPFAPSMDRPISPIVSQRVSLQSSLSRIPSAPSMEELLVSPSTLVGRMSPAVSRSSKSSLSEKAPSETIIRYSESCLSGRAFSETKLVDAAHSVPSVRIPSREESVRTRRAETHTSPRDSPRMSPRTSPRSSLARIPSAPSMEEPLVSSTASVCRIPPAATVEAANRGESVARTAEAPESHTTHRVSFRIYPQTSKTGVLSDVAVLHRPSMTAGFCLEVLDTESDQVNKSVSDITAQFPSDTAAMKTVHRESSGRIPSREEVVRTAETQTSHANVLDNSTQVSQTAIRLCEEVSAYPIEVQQRTLGPEVYLGASPANVVGPQNTRTQNTRSQGVQTSRDYHGTPSQSVPIGAGRVTPDAQPARENYTNQVWTLYHLANETEEGTLSAKVISQPPYNGSAYIRNFGAGHVLLAERSPSPQKSDAQSWSGQPRQQPQPPPFLMSPRRAFIHRAQSSPLPPPSLPQPPTIHNQEINIPNFFMHPQLLPVSPGKIVRSIPTAMQTRSRSAAVRAGDPPGYLSFSVPMETVSRGSGQGGQAQYFQVISDEGNTVYSPALMHIFTTEEEEQEGDRRQPTSATFNW; this is translated from the exons ATGTATATGGAGGAGATGCATGAAGCATCAATGGCAGAACTACCAGGGCCTCCAGCTGCTGTTGGAGCTATTTTACAAACAGTGTCTGCTAGATGTTCACAAAGTCACATGGCAGAAAGAGTCCCCTCGGAAacagtagtagagagagacacatctTCCAGTGTTCCTCCTAGGGTTTCTCCGCAAACATCTGTGAGCTCAG CTACAGGCTTGTCATCCAAGTTCAGTCTGGCCAGGgttccctctgtgtctctcagcGATGGTGCAACAGAACCAGCTCAGATAGACAACGAAACACTGTCATTGGAAGAGCTTATGACGTCTCCATTGTATTCTCATTGGTCACCAGCCGGTTCGGAAAGTGACTCATTAGGCTTAAGAGGAGCTCCCTCTGAAACAGCGGTGGATGGAGCACACAGAGGGTTCTTGGTAAGGAGACCcagtagagaggtgtgtgtgacgAGAACAGCAGAGacaccagagagagacacatctcCCAGTGTTTCTCCACAGACTTCGTTTACAGGTGTTGTTTCTGATGGGACAGTTTTCTACAGAGATTCATCTGTGGGAGAATTACATCTTTCTCCATCTGTTGGCGAGGAACTTGTGGTGGAGGCTTACGAAGTACCATCACCCGAGAAGGAGACTCCATCTGCTTCAGTTGGTGGACCTTCATCGGTAGTGTCTGCAAGATATACTGGAAGTGGTTTAACAAGAAGAGCTTTCTCGGAAAAAGAAGTAACGAGACCAGAGACACCAGATAGACACACGTCTCCCAGACTTTCAGCTAGAGTTTCTCCACAGTCCAGTCTGACCAGGATTTCCTCTGCACCATCAATGGAGGAGCCACGGATGTCTCCAACTGCTTCTGTTGGTAGACTTTCACCAGCAGTGTATTCTGTAAGATATTCTGGAAGGGGTTTATCAGGAAGAGCTTTCTCTGAAACAGAACTAGTGGAAGCAGCACACAGTGCCCCCTCAGTCAGGATACccagcagagaggagagtgtgaggagaagagcagagacaccagagagagacacatctcCCAGAGTGTTTCCTAGATCTTCGCAAAGAGTTTCTCCACAAACCTCTCTCCTATCAG CTCATGCTGGTGAATCTCTGTCTGGTACAGATATTTCTCCACAATTCAGTCTGCCTAGGATTCCCTTTGCACCATCAATGGACAGACCCATATCTCCCATAGTTTCTCAAAGAGTTTCTCTACAATCCAGTCTGTCCAGAATTCCATCTGCACCATCAATGGAGGAGCTACTGGTTTCTCCATCTACTCTTGTTGGAAGAATGTCACCAGCAGTTTCAAGATCTTCAAAAAGTAGTTTATCAGAAAAAGCTCCTTCTGAAACAATCATAAGATATTCTGAAAGTTGTTTATCGGGAAGAGCTTTCTCTGAAACAAAACTAGTTGATGCAGCACACAGTGTCCCCTCAGTCAGGATAcccagtagagaggagagtgtgaggaCAAGaagagcagagacacacacatctcCCAGAGATTCTCCTAGAATGTCTCCCAGAACTTCTCCTCGATCCAGTCTGGCCAGGATTCCATCAGCCCCATCAATGGAGGAGCCACTGGTGTCTTCAACTGCTTCTGTTTGCAGGATTCCACCTGCAGCAACAGTGGAAGCagcaaacagaggagagagtgtagCGAGAACAGcagaggcaccagagagtcacaCAACTCACAGGGTTTCTTTCAGAATATATCCACAGACATCTAAGACAGGCGTCCTTTCTGATGTGGCAGTTTTGCACAGACCATCCATGACTGCAGGGTTTTGTCTTGAGGTTTTAGACACGGAGTCTGACCAGGTGAATAAGTCGGTGAGTGACATCACGGCACAATTTCCCTCTGACACTGCTGCAATGAAGACAGTACACAGAGAGTCCTCAGGGAGGATACCCAGTAGAGAGGAGGTTGTGAGAACAGCAGAAACGCAAACATCTCATGCAAATG TATTGGACAACAGCACACAGGTTTCACAAACTGCAATCCGCCTTTGTGAAGAGGTGAGTGCCTACCCTATAGAAGTGCAGCAGAGGACCCTGGGACCTGAAGTTTATCTAGGAGCATCTCCAGCCAATGTTGTTGGGCCTCAAAACACGAGAACTCAAAACACACGTTCACAGGGTGTGCAGACTAGTCGAG ATTATCATGGCACGCCCTCACAGAGCGTTCCTATTGGCGCAGGACGCGTCACTCCTGATGCTCAGCCTGCACGCGAAAATTACACCAATCAGGTCTGGACACTTTACCACTTGGCCAATGAGACAGAGGAGGGCACACTGTCCGCTAAAGTTATCTCCCAGCCTCCGTACAATGGTAGTGCTTATATTCGCAACTTTGGGGCTGGACATGTGTTACTGGCTGAGAGGTCCCCTTCCCCTCAGAAATCTGACGCCCAGTCCTGGAGTGGCCAACCCAGACAACAGCCCCAGCCACCACCCTTCCTAATGAGCCCAAGAAGGGCCTTCATACACAGGGCACAGTCCTCCCCCCTacctcctccttctctacccCAGCCTCCAACCATCCACAACCAGGAGATCAACATCCCCAACTTCTTCATGCATCCCCAACTTCTTCCTGTGTCCCCAGGCAAGATCGTTCGTAGCATTCCGACCGCGATGCAGACCAGGTCGAGGTCTGCTGCGGTCCGGGCAGGTGACCCCCCGGGGTACCTGTCATTCTCCGTTCCCATGGAGACAGTGAGCAGAGGATCTGGTCAGGGCGGTCAGGCCCAGTACTTTCAGGTCATCAGTGACGAAGGGAACACTGTTTACTCTCCTGCTCTTATGCACATTTTcaccacagaggaagaggaacaggaaggagacaggagGCAGCCAACTAGTGCCACATTTAATTGGTAG